From the Apus apus isolate bApuApu2 chromosome 4, bApuApu2.pri.cur, whole genome shotgun sequence genome, one window contains:
- the ABHD18 gene encoding protein ABHD18 isoform X1 has product MGGALVLESAALLHWLEREGYGPLGMTGISMGGHMASLAVTNWPKPLPLIPCLSWSTASAVFTTGVLSKAVNWRELEKQYFTETVYEEEIIQMLEYCGTDSFKMGQDFVKNFPDSVDSLVDVDMTSRMFNLNSTIKTVSKEAVHSFTTNKSTPSASSERLLVHDSPKMQCINQTFSTSSNSNKNLTSPEGYRINKRIKSDTLQRESLRFMKGVMDECTHVGNFSVPVDPSLIIVVQAKEDAYIPRTGVRSLQEIWPGCEIRYLDGGHVSAYLFKQGLFRQAIYDAFDRFLQKYAM; this is encoded by the exons ATGGGAGGAGCTCTTGTTCTAGAATCAGCAGCTCTTTTGCACTGGCTAGAGAGAGAAGGCTACGGACCGCTAGGGATGACTGGAATATCCATGGGAGGACAT ATGGCTTCACTGGCAGTGACAAACTGGCCTAAACCATTGCCATTGATTCCCTGTCTTTCCTGGTCAACAGCCTCTGCAGTCTTTACTACG GGTGTGTTGAGCAAAGCAGTAAACTGGAGAGAGCTagagaaacagtattttacGGAGACTGTttatgaagaagaaataattcaaatgCTTGAATACTGTGGA ACAGATTCTTTCAAGATGGGACAAGACTTTGTTAAAAACTTCCCTGACAGTGTGGACAGCCTGGTGGATGTAGACATGACATCCAGAATGTTCAACCTTAATTCCACAATCAAGACTGTATCTAAAGAAGCTGTTCACAGCTTTACCACAAATAAAAGTACTCCAAGTGCCTCATCAGAAAGACTCTTAGTACATGATTCACCTAAAATGCAGTGTATAAATCAAACATTTTCAACCAGTAGCAATAGCAATAAAAACTTAACCAGCCCAGAAGGATACAGgataaataaaagaataaagagtGACACTTTACAGAGAGAATCCTTACGGTTCATGAAAGGAGTAATGGATGAATGTACCCATGTAGGTAATTTCTCGg ttccAGTTGACCCAAGTTTAATCATAGTAGTTCAAGCTAAGGAGGATGCATATATTCCCCGAACTGGGGTACGCAGTCTTCAAGAAATCTGGCCTGGGTGTGAAATCAGGTATCTGGATGGAGGTCATGTCAGTGCCTACCTCTTCAAACAAGGACTCTTTAG aCAAGCAATTTATGATGCATTTGACCGCTTTCTTCAGAAGTATGCCATGTGA